The DNA segment CTGACCGGGCTGTTCGACCTGATCGGCATAATCGGAGGATATCTCTCCGGTATCGCCCTTCTTGGTGGAAATTCCGGGGTATATTTTTACCGGGTGCAAAGTTCGCTTTCATGGGAAGACCTTTCAGCAGGTTTCCTCAAATCTTTATTTTTCGCTTTAATCGTCTGCACCGTATGTTGTTTTCAGGGATATTTCACCCATTACCGCAAAGACGGTATGGGACCGGAAGGCGTCAGTCAGGCTACAACATCAGCGGTAGTTATGTCCTGCGTGATGGTTCTTGCAGCCGACTACATTCTTACCTCACTGCTCTTTTAGGAGAATCACCATGAGCATGGCGCCTGATATAAATATCAAAAACCTGACCATAGGGTATGACGAAATCCCTATTGTCTCGGACATAAATGTAACCCTTCCCGGAGGGGGAATATCTGTCATTCTGGGCGGCTCAGGTTGTGGTAAATCCACCCTGCTGAAAAATATACTCAAGTTGTATACCCCGATTTCAGGATCTGTTTCTCTGGGACGGCACGACATTTATAAAATGAAAGAAAAAGCTTTCCGCTGCCTGAAACAGAAGATCGGTGTGCTTTTTCAGGACGGAGCCCTGCTGGGTTCGCTTACTTTGTTTGATAATGTGGCCCTGCCGCTTAAAGAACACACCAGACTGTCGGCTGCTGATATCTCGGAGATTGTTAAGGCAAAACTGAGTCTGGTAGGACTGGAACAGTTTGTTGATTACTATCCGAACCAGCTTTCAGGCGGTATGAGAAAAAGAGCCGGTCTGGCAAGAGCCATGGTTATGGACCCTGATATTCTTTTCTGTGACGAACCGACATCAGGTCTTGACCCCATTAACTCTGCCGAACTTGATGCCCTTTTGCTGGAGCTTAAAGATCGTTTTGACATGACTGTTGTTGTGGTCAGTCATGATCTTTCAAGCATGAAAAAAATTGCTGATTATGTTGTCGTTCTCGGTAACGGTAAAACCCTTTTCAAGGGTAGCAAGGCAGAACTGCTCTCCAGTGAAGATACATATCTGAGACAGTTCCTTGACCGTAAGACCGAAGAAAGAGATACCCCAAGGCTGACAATGCCTGCCCTTGACCCTGACATGATGAAGCTTGACTGTTCAAAATATCTCGGCGAGTCCGAGTAGTACTCCAACCGGTAATAACTATGAAAAAATATTCAAAAGAAACAAGCGTCGGAATTTTCGTACTTCTTGGACTTGCGCTCATTATCTTCATGAGCATCAATCTTGGGGACGTTCGCGTTTTTTCCGACAGTCATTATCCGCTCACAGCCAAGTTTAACGATGTTACTGGATTGAGGCCCAATGCTCCGGTAGAAATCATGGGGGTTCAGGTCGGATATGTGGACAAAATTTCCCTTGATACAAAAAATATGAAAGCGGTTGTAGTTCTTAAAATTAAAAAGGACATCCAGCTTTATGATGATGCTATCGCTTCTGTTAAAACAAGCGGACTCATCGGTGACAAGTATATCAAAATTTCCCCAGGTGGTGTCGGTGATCCCCTGAATCCCGGTGATTCTTTGATTGAGACGGAATCAGCTATTGACCTTGAGGATTTAATCAGTAAATATGTTTTTGGAAAAGTGTAGAAACTTTTCTTTCACCTTAAATTCAATCTTATGGTACTATGAATATTATGAAAAAGATTATATTTCCACTTATTCTGCTCTTTCTGCTTTCAGCCGGACAGGCTTTTGCCGCTCAGGCCCCAATGGAAAGACTTAAAGACGGAATTCAAGGTGTTATCAATATACTTGAGGGCCCTCAGTATAAAGGGGTTGAAGCCAAGCAGAACGAGATGACTGAAAAAATCCGTGAAACTATTAAAAACTTCTTTAATTTCACGGAACTCTCCAAAAGATCGATAGGTCGTCCGTGGCTCCAGTTCACACCTGAAGAACGTTCACGTTTCGTAGGTCTTTTCACCAGCCTTCTGGAACAGACATATCTTGAAAAAATCCGTGACTACAGCGGTGAGCAGGTTGTTTACGATAAAGAAACAATTATCAAAGGCAAATATGCTCAGGTTGATACCAGACTGGTTGCAACAGATAAAGATATACCGGTATTTTACCGTATGAAGCTGGAAAATGACGAATGGGATGTTTACGATGTGAAGATTGAAGGCGTGAGCCTCGTAAACAATTACAGGACTCAGTTTGCCGGAATACTGGATACCAGTACGGATAAAAAGTTTGCCGAGACAAAGGCTGAACTTTTCAAACGTATGGAAGAGAAGATCAAGTCTCTCGAAAATAAAAAAACAGATACTAAAAAGTCAAAATAAATAGGTAGTTTCAACAATGTCTCGTTTGCAGAATTTATCAACATCTCTACTGGCCCTGCTCCTGATGGCTTTTATTATGCTCTCCTTCCCTTCAAGGGTAAGGTCTGAAGATGAAGGCACTCAGGATTCTTACATGGTTGCCCAGACTGGTGCGGCATATCTTTCTGCAAACAAGCAAAATGCTGAAACTGATCCCTTTGATGAAGATTTATGGGGAGATTCAGAACATTTGAAAGAAGCCCATGCAGATGACCCTTGGGAGTCATACAACCGGGCCATGTTCAAATTTAATGATGCCCTGTATTTCAACGTTCTTAAACCGGTGACTGAGGGCTACAAATTTGTAATCCCCCGCCGTCCGAGAACATGGGTAAATAACTTTTTCAACAACCTGCTCTATCCGGTCCGTTTTACAGGATGTGT comes from the Maridesulfovibrio bastinii DSM 16055 genome and includes:
- the mlaD gene encoding outer membrane lipid asymmetry maintenance protein MlaD; its protein translation is MKKYSKETSVGIFVLLGLALIIFMSINLGDVRVFSDSHYPLTAKFNDVTGLRPNAPVEIMGVQVGYVDKISLDTKNMKAVVVLKIKKDIQLYDDAIASVKTSGLIGDKYIKISPGGVGDPLNPGDSLIETESAIDLEDLISKYVFGKV
- a CDS encoding MlaC/ttg2D family ABC transporter substrate-binding protein: MKKIIFPLILLFLLSAGQAFAAQAPMERLKDGIQGVINILEGPQYKGVEAKQNEMTEKIRETIKNFFNFTELSKRSIGRPWLQFTPEERSRFVGLFTSLLEQTYLEKIRDYSGEQVVYDKETIIKGKYAQVDTRLVATDKDIPVFYRMKLENDEWDVYDVKIEGVSLVNNYRTQFAGILDTSTDKKFAETKAELFKRMEEKIKSLENKKTDTKKSK
- a CDS encoding ABC transporter ATP-binding protein — its product is MSMAPDINIKNLTIGYDEIPIVSDINVTLPGGGISVILGGSGCGKSTLLKNILKLYTPISGSVSLGRHDIYKMKEKAFRCLKQKIGVLFQDGALLGSLTLFDNVALPLKEHTRLSAADISEIVKAKLSLVGLEQFVDYYPNQLSGGMRKRAGLARAMVMDPDILFCDEPTSGLDPINSAELDALLLELKDRFDMTVVVVSHDLSSMKKIADYVVVLGNGKTLFKGSKAELLSSEDTYLRQFLDRKTEERDTPRLTMPALDPDMMKLDCSKYLGESE